The following coding sequences are from one Caballeronia sp. SBC1 window:
- a CDS encoding YihY/virulence factor BrkB family protein, which yields MSTLSTEKIHAAVKKDASWVMGALRKFGEDRCAAMAASIAFYSAFSLAPTLVMVIAVAGWVFGADAARGELFHHVNGLLGDQAAASVQSIVENAHRSGGTGAAAVISFVLLAVGASATFSSLNTALNLVWPLTGEQKSSVFALVRVRLISFGLVLGVAFLLIVSLVLDTAIQAVGTWLWGNSPFVVIGDIVQLVVGLVVLSLAFGALLKFLPDGRVHWRDALVGGFVAAILFSVGKKLFAFYLAHAGTANSFGAAGSLAVLLMWLYFSAAVLLLGAEFSAARARLHDPRGAWGLQSTRVPPGSRAKIGSMLAGSTIPRADRVDVDNPGTTKAFAVVPGRTRAAIERRAEHSQHLTQQARQRVSALSTALTLSRKLARAETAATRVTAQAMVDCGRKAVQANDLVKRHPWRAVLLAGGAGLALALLTGRDQPPANDE from the coding sequence ATGAGTACGTTGTCCACCGAGAAAATTCACGCTGCGGTGAAAAAGGACGCATCCTGGGTGATGGGCGCGCTCAGGAAATTTGGCGAGGACCGCTGTGCGGCCATGGCTGCGAGCATCGCGTTCTACTCCGCGTTTTCGCTGGCGCCAACGCTGGTCATGGTCATCGCTGTGGCCGGCTGGGTTTTCGGGGCCGACGCCGCGCGCGGTGAGTTGTTCCATCACGTCAATGGACTGCTTGGCGATCAGGCCGCGGCGAGCGTGCAGAGCATTGTCGAGAATGCCCACCGTAGCGGGGGCACCGGTGCCGCCGCCGTGATCTCGTTCGTGTTGCTGGCGGTGGGTGCGTCGGCGACATTTTCATCGCTAAACACCGCGCTGAATCTCGTGTGGCCGCTGACCGGCGAGCAGAAATCCAGCGTTTTCGCGCTGGTGCGGGTTCGGCTGATCTCGTTCGGGCTGGTGCTGGGCGTAGCGTTCCTGCTGATCGTCTCACTAGTCCTCGATACCGCCATCCAGGCCGTGGGCACATGGCTTTGGGGTAATTCGCCTTTCGTGGTCATCGGCGACATTGTGCAACTGGTGGTCGGACTGGTGGTTCTCTCGCTCGCGTTCGGGGCGCTCCTGAAGTTCCTCCCCGACGGCCGGGTGCACTGGCGGGACGCACTGGTCGGCGGGTTCGTTGCCGCAATCCTGTTTTCCGTCGGCAAAAAACTGTTTGCTTTCTACCTGGCCCACGCGGGCACGGCGAATTCGTTCGGCGCGGCAGGCTCGCTGGCCGTGCTGCTGATGTGGCTGTACTTCTCGGCAGCAGTCCTGCTGCTTGGCGCGGAGTTTTCGGCCGCGCGAGCACGTTTGCACGATCCCCGCGGCGCGTGGGGCCTGCAAAGCACCCGCGTTCCGCCGGGCAGCCGCGCCAAGATCGGCTCGATGCTGGCGGGCTCGACCATCCCTAGAGCCGACCGTGTGGATGTGGACAACCCCGGGACCACAAAAGCCTTTGCGGTCGTGCCGGGACGGACGCGGGCAGCCATCGAACGGCGGGCCGAACACTCGCAGCATTTGACACAGCAGGCGCGCCAACGGGTGTCGGCGCTAAGCACTGCGTTGACCCTGAGCCGCAAGCTGGCCCGTGCAGAGACTGCCGCCACTCGGGTGACGGCGCAGGCCATGGTCGATTGCGGGCGCAAGGCGGTCCAGGCAAATGATTTGGTGAAGCGGCATCCTTGGCGTGCCGTGTTGCTGGCCGGCGGTGCAGGTTTGGCGCTCGCGCTGCTAACGGGACGCGACCAGCCCCCGGCAAACGACGAATAA
- the cobA gene encoding uroporphyrinogen-III C-methyltransferase — protein sequence MTTGKVTLLSAGPGDLDLLTIKAAKALAGADIVLLDDLANPEIVSLAPRARVIRVGKRGGCKSTPQAFIQRLMQRYALKGLHVVRVKGGDALLFGRAGEELTALRHAQIPVEIINGISSGFAAAASLGISLTHREHCQGVTFVTAHKQDHGEPNWAAFAATGTTLAIYMGMTRIESLCHALLSAMPASTPAAVVQWAGTASERRWLGKLEHLAIDAVKEGLGSPAVILVGNAISEAVDWMSHNGTLAVEEQTVFNTRQDITEAVQHAA from the coding sequence ATGACAACTGGCAAGGTGACCTTGCTTAGCGCCGGTCCTGGCGATCTGGACCTGCTCACGATTAAAGCCGCCAAAGCATTGGCGGGGGCGGATATCGTGCTGCTGGACGATCTCGCCAATCCCGAGATCGTGTCGCTTGCACCTCGCGCACGCGTGATCCGCGTCGGCAAGCGCGGTGGCTGCAAGTCGACACCGCAAGCGTTCATCCAGCGACTGATGCAGCGTTATGCCCTCAAGGGACTGCACGTGGTTCGCGTGAAAGGCGGCGACGCCCTGCTGTTTGGACGTGCGGGCGAAGAGCTCACAGCGCTGCGGCACGCTCAGATTCCGGTGGAGATCATCAACGGCATTTCGTCGGGATTTGCAGCGGCCGCGAGTCTCGGGATATCGCTGACGCATCGGGAACACTGCCAGGGAGTGACCTTCGTCACGGCGCACAAGCAGGATCATGGCGAACCCAACTGGGCCGCTTTCGCGGCAACCGGCACGACGCTCGCGATCTACATGGGCATGACGCGCATCGAAAGCCTCTGCCATGCGTTGCTATCGGCAATGCCGGCATCCACCCCGGCCGCAGTCGTTCAATGGGCCGGGACAGCATCCGAGCGACGCTGGCTTGGAAAACTGGAGCACTTGGCTATTGACGCGGTGAAGGAAGGCCTGGGAAGCCCCGCCGTGATCCTCGTTGGCAATGCGATTAGCGAAGCGGTAGATTGGATGTCTCACAACGGCACTCTTGCCGTGGAAGAGCAAACCGTCTTCAACACGCGGCAAGACATCACCGAGGCGGTCCAGCATGCAGCCTGA
- a CDS encoding MFS transporter → MADKATRIDLFSLRTVPMRAFHLTWMAFFVCFFAWFACAPLMPLIKREFGLSIDQVANINIAAVAATILVRLIIGPMCDRYGPRKVYTGLLIIGAFPVFGAALSGGYESFLLCRLGIGAVGASFVITQYHTSVMFAPNVVGTANATSAGWGNAGAGAAQMLVPLLLAGMLALGAADASAWRLALVVPGLAMPVMAWFYWRFTQDCPQGNFTQLRAQGITIDGGKKGGWESFRTACANYRVWMLFVTYAACFGVEVFIHNIAAIYYVDHFHLSLKAAGAAAGSFGLLALFARALGGWLSDKAAARRGLEIRSTLLFALIAGEGLGLLWFSHADSAALAVVAMLGFGLFTHMACGATYALVPFIDRKALGGVAGIIGAGGNVGAVAAGFLMKGFGSVQQTLAMLGMLVTLSALCALAVRFSSEHKAQEAALRADALGINNSIAN, encoded by the coding sequence ATGGCAGACAAAGCAACCCGGATCGATCTCTTCAGCTTGCGCACCGTGCCCATGCGGGCTTTCCACCTCACGTGGATGGCGTTCTTCGTCTGCTTCTTCGCGTGGTTCGCATGCGCTCCGTTGATGCCGTTGATCAAACGCGAGTTCGGCCTGTCCATCGATCAGGTCGCCAATATCAACATCGCAGCGGTTGCCGCGACGATCCTGGTAAGGCTGATTATTGGCCCGATGTGCGACCGCTACGGTCCGCGAAAGGTTTATACGGGACTGCTGATCATCGGCGCATTTCCTGTGTTCGGCGCGGCGCTCTCGGGCGGTTATGAAAGCTTCCTGCTGTGCCGCCTGGGCATTGGCGCGGTGGGCGCGAGCTTCGTTATTACGCAGTACCACACGTCGGTGATGTTCGCGCCGAACGTGGTCGGCACGGCTAACGCGACCAGCGCGGGTTGGGGCAATGCCGGAGCCGGCGCGGCGCAAATGCTGGTGCCGTTGCTGCTCGCAGGCATGCTCGCGCTCGGCGCCGCCGATGCGTCCGCGTGGCGCCTGGCGCTCGTGGTTCCCGGGCTGGCCATGCCGGTGATGGCGTGGTTCTACTGGCGTTTCACGCAGGACTGCCCGCAAGGCAACTTCACGCAATTGCGCGCGCAAGGCATCACCATCGACGGTGGCAAGAAGGGCGGCTGGGAGAGCTTTCGCACGGCCTGTGCGAACTACCGCGTGTGGATGCTGTTCGTCACCTATGCAGCTTGCTTTGGCGTCGAGGTGTTCATCCACAACATCGCCGCGATCTACTACGTCGATCACTTCCATCTGTCGCTGAAAGCCGCCGGCGCCGCTGCCGGCAGCTTTGGACTGCTCGCCCTGTTTGCCCGCGCGCTCGGCGGCTGGCTTTCGGACAAGGCCGCGGCGCGGCGTGGTCTGGAGATTCGCTCGACCTTGCTGTTCGCGCTGATCGCGGGTGAAGGGCTCGGGCTTCTCTGGTTCTCGCATGCGGACAGCGCGGCGCTCGCCGTGGTCGCCATGCTGGGTTTCGGACTGTTCACGCACATGGCGTGTGGCGCGACCTATGCGCTCGTGCCGTTCATCGACCGCAAGGCGCTCGGCGGCGTGGCGGGAATTATCGGCGCGGGCGGCAACGTGGGTGCAGTCGCGGCCGGCTTCCTGATGAAGGGCTTCGGCAGCGTTCAGCAGACGCTCGCCATGCTCGGGATGCTGGTCACGTTGTCCGCGTTGTGCGCACTCGCAGTGCGCTTTAGCTCCGAGCACAAGGCACAGGAAGCTGCGCTGCGTGCGGATGCATTGGGCATCAACAACAGCATTGCCAATTGA
- a CDS encoding porin, translating to MKRFALTSLSLALLGTAGVAHAQNSVTLYGVIDAGLSYVNHASGNEHLVAANAGTLSGDRWGLKGQEDLGGGLKAIFQLENGFNTFTGGLNQGGREFGRQAFVGLTADKLGTVTLGRQYDPLVDMVQGITGDNYWASIVGTPGDVDNYDNSSRVNNAVKYVSPNYAGLQFEGMYGFSNGAGTTGQGQTWSGAVAYNNGPLGLAGGYYYTNNPTAGRVTPATATTDASGNWNGSSDNIVDSAINAGYVSAHSIAIARAAAQYAIGPVTVGASYSNAQYTNDGHSIFTSKEKYNIGSVFANYQVTPAFLVGAGYTYEKASGDTSATYNQVGVGADYTLSKRTDFYAVGAYQHASGTQALNSVNPVTGVRNTQAAQASIGSFGYNGTSTQELVIVGIRHKF from the coding sequence ATGAAACGTTTCGCACTGACTTCCCTTTCGCTGGCACTGCTCGGCACAGCTGGCGTGGCTCACGCGCAAAACAGCGTGACCCTGTATGGCGTGATCGACGCCGGTCTCAGCTATGTTAACCACGCGTCCGGCAACGAGCATCTGGTCGCCGCCAACGCCGGTACCCTGTCGGGTGACCGTTGGGGCCTGAAGGGTCAGGAAGACTTGGGCGGCGGTTTGAAGGCAATTTTCCAATTGGAAAACGGCTTTAACACGTTCACAGGTGGGTTGAACCAAGGTGGTCGCGAATTCGGTCGTCAGGCATTCGTCGGTTTGACGGCGGACAAGCTGGGTACGGTCACTCTCGGTCGTCAATACGATCCGCTCGTCGACATGGTGCAAGGCATCACGGGTGACAACTACTGGGCGTCGATTGTTGGTACGCCGGGCGACGTCGACAACTACGACAACAGCTCGCGTGTGAACAACGCTGTGAAGTACGTTTCGCCGAACTATGCGGGCCTGCAATTCGAAGGCATGTACGGCTTCAGCAACGGCGCTGGTACGACAGGCCAAGGCCAGACGTGGAGTGGTGCAGTTGCGTATAACAACGGCCCGTTGGGTTTGGCGGGTGGTTACTACTACACGAACAACCCGACCGCAGGCCGCGTGACGCCGGCGACGGCCACGACGGACGCATCGGGTAACTGGAACGGTTCGTCGGACAATATCGTCGACAGCGCAATCAACGCCGGCTATGTGTCAGCTCACTCGATCGCAATCGCCCGTGCTGCCGCGCAATACGCTATTGGCCCCGTGACCGTTGGCGCTTCGTACAGCAACGCGCAATACACGAACGACGGCCATTCGATCTTCACGTCGAAGGAAAAGTACAACATCGGCAGCGTGTTCGCGAACTACCAGGTTACGCCAGCGTTCCTGGTCGGCGCAGGCTACACGTACGAAAAGGCTTCTGGCGATACGTCTGCTACGTACAACCAAGTCGGCGTCGGTGCGGACTACACGCTGTCCAAGCGTACGGACTTCTACGCAGTTGGCGCTTACCAGCACGCAAGCGGCACGCAAGCCCTGAACTCGGTCAATCCGGTAACGGGCGTTCGGAACACGCAAGCCGCACAAGCTTCGATCGGTTCGTTCGGCTACAACGGAACGAGCACGCAGGAACTCGTGATCGTCGGTATCCGTCACAAGTTCTAA
- a CDS encoding CmpA/NrtA family ABC transporter substrate-binding protein — protein MNTPKAALNRGSNTPEKTHIRLGFVALSDAAPLAVAKILEFGHSHGLTLELCRQPSWAAVRDKLLSGEIDAAHALYGLVYGVQLGIGGPQGDMAVLMVLNRNGQAITLSNPLAEAFNESGNLKEALATLGRPPVFAQTFPTGTHAMWLYYWLAALGVHPLRDIRSIVIPPPQMVDALAEGQLDGFCAGEPWNAVAEARHAGRTVAITSQIWPDHPEKVLASRRDFVARYPNTARALVQTMLEACRWLDGPAHRADISTWLAAPELLGVPQELIAPRLLGDYDAAQFPGQPLPLPISFFDKGAVNYPRPSDGLWFLTQYRRWGLLSGAHDDAAIASAISQTALYREAAALADVRVPDEIRADVLVDGRVWDGQDPAAYLDGFAIRA, from the coding sequence ATGAACACGCCCAAAGCCGCTTTGAACCGCGGCTCCAACACCCCCGAGAAGACCCACATCCGTCTTGGTTTCGTGGCGCTGAGCGATGCTGCGCCGCTCGCCGTTGCCAAGATCCTCGAGTTCGGCCACAGCCACGGCCTGACGCTCGAGCTGTGCCGGCAACCTTCCTGGGCGGCAGTGCGCGACAAGTTGTTGTCCGGCGAGATCGACGCGGCGCACGCGCTTTATGGGCTTGTGTACGGCGTGCAATTGGGCATTGGCGGACCGCAGGGCGACATGGCCGTGCTGATGGTATTGAACCGCAATGGCCAGGCCATCACGCTGTCGAACCCGCTGGCCGAAGCGTTTAACGAAAGCGGCAACTTGAAGGAGGCGCTTGCGACGCTAGGCCGTCCTCCCGTCTTCGCACAGACCTTTCCGACCGGCACGCACGCGATGTGGTTGTACTACTGGCTCGCGGCTCTTGGCGTGCATCCGCTGCGCGACATTCGCAGTATCGTGATTCCGCCACCGCAAATGGTCGATGCGTTAGCCGAGGGCCAGCTCGACGGATTCTGCGCCGGTGAGCCGTGGAACGCGGTTGCCGAGGCGCGTCACGCGGGCAGGACCGTCGCGATCACGAGCCAGATCTGGCCGGACCACCCGGAAAAGGTGCTGGCCAGCCGGCGCGATTTTGTCGCGCGTTATCCGAACACGGCGCGCGCGCTGGTCCAGACAATGCTCGAAGCGTGCCGGTGGCTCGACGGCCCCGCGCATCGCGCCGACATCTCCACGTGGCTCGCCGCGCCGGAACTGTTAGGCGTGCCGCAGGAATTAATCGCGCCACGGCTGCTCGGCGACTATGACGCGGCGCAATTCCCCGGGCAGCCGCTTCCGCTCCCCATCAGTTTCTTCGATAAAGGCGCCGTCAACTATCCACGGCCGTCCGATGGCTTGTGGTTCCTGACGCAATATCGCCGATGGGGTTTGCTAAGCGGCGCTCACGACGACGCCGCCATTGCATCGGCGATCAGCCAGACGGCGCTGTATCGCGAGGCCGCCGCATTGGCGGACGTTCGCGTGCCGGACGAGATCCGCGCGGACGTGCTGGTCGACGGGCGCGTCTGGGACGGACAAGATCCCGCGGCCTATCTCGACGGGTTCGCCATACGTGCCTGA
- a CDS encoding ANTAR domain-containing response regulator, producing MLRVLLVTDTDKPIGDLRQALARLGYDMLAEVATPAALPKVVEEQRPDVVIIDTESPSRDTLEQLAVMNETAPRPVLMFSNDGDQQLIHAAVAAGVSAYLVEGLEAARLAPILEVALARFARDEQLRKRLAEAENELADRKLIDRAKRLLMDRRKMSEPEAYAMLRKRAMDEGMKLAEVARQLVSTVDLLG from the coding sequence ATGCTTCGCGTGCTGCTCGTCACCGACACCGACAAACCCATTGGCGATCTTCGCCAGGCACTCGCACGCCTGGGCTACGACATGCTAGCCGAGGTGGCGACTCCTGCGGCATTGCCCAAGGTCGTGGAAGAACAGCGGCCGGATGTGGTCATCATCGACACTGAATCGCCTTCGCGCGATACGCTCGAACAACTTGCCGTGATGAACGAGACCGCGCCGCGCCCGGTCCTGATGTTCAGCAACGACGGCGACCAGCAACTGATTCACGCCGCGGTCGCAGCGGGCGTAAGCGCTTATCTTGTCGAAGGCCTGGAGGCCGCGCGTCTCGCACCCATCCTCGAGGTCGCGCTGGCGCGTTTCGCCCGCGATGAGCAATTGCGCAAGCGGCTCGCCGAAGCCGAAAACGAACTCGCGGACCGCAAGCTGATCGACCGGGCGAAGCGCCTGTTGATGGACCGGCGCAAGATGTCCGAACCGGAGGCTTACGCCATGCTGCGCAAGCGCGCCATGGACGAGGGAATGAAGCTTGCCGAGGTTGCGCGCCAGTTGGTGTCGACGGTCGATTTATTAGGGTAG